A portion of the Melanotaenia boesemani isolate fMelBoe1 chromosome 2, fMelBoe1.pri, whole genome shotgun sequence genome contains these proteins:
- the LOC121651617 gene encoding uncharacterized protein LOC121651617, giving the protein MPTQKECVICHSAIGVARKTCQHCGGKQPYKDRLERQKQKITEDWKERQKKNCSINKVYDATNLLLHKWELLERHPVLLLARRTSSGFVAECLCPWPLDTEDARDALVTIKKIYESLLNVTVTTRTMETPAQTSDGPATGSSFTPPVSTPPVSIPPVSTPCAPPVSIPPVSTPPVSTSLTPPVSGLQKKRKLCRNADISECPIYQGLSVFPYKRILKQRLREGCVEVLVEWQPCSGCGAKWKNSWEPKDNILP; this is encoded by the exons ATGCCTACACAAAAAGAGTGTGTGATATGCCATAGTGCAATTGGGGTGGCCAGAAAGACCTGCCAGCACTGTGGTGGCAAGCAGCCATATAAGGACAGGCTGGAgagacagaagcagaaaataacAGAGGACTGGAAAGAAcggcagaaaaaaaactgcagcatcaaCAAAGTCTATGATGCAACTAATTTATTg CTCCACAAATGGGAGCTTTTAGAGAGGCATCCCGTCCTCCTCCTCGCCAGGAGAACCTCCAGTGGCTTTGTAGCAGAGTGCCTTTGTCCTTGGCCATTGGACACAGAGGATGCAAGGGATGCACTTGTCACAATAAAGAAGATTTATGAGAGTCTTCTCAATG TGACGGTGACAACCAGGACGATGGAGACTCCAGCACAGACCAGTGATGGTCCTGCTACAGGCAGCTCCTTTACCCCACCCGTGTCCACCCCGCCTGTGtccatcccgcctgtgtccaccccctgtgctcctcctgtgtccatcccgcctgtgtccaccccgCCTGTTTCCACCTCCCTTACTCCACCAGTGTCTGGCctccagaagaaaagaaaattatgtaGGAATGCAGACATTAGTG aaTGCCCCATTTATCAAGGTCTAAGCGTTTTCCCCTACAAAAGGATTCTAAAGCAAAGACTCAGAGAG GGTTGTGTCGAGGTGTTGGTGGAGTGGCAACCTTGCTCTGGATG TGGAGCAAAGTGGAAAAACTCCTGGGAGCCCAAAGACAACAttcttccttaa